The Huiozyma naganishii CBS 8797 chromosome 9, complete genome nucleotide sequence ATATAAGGGTACGCCCATAGAGTCATTCCACTCACCGCAATCGCTGATTTTAACGCATTCTGTAGGGAACCCATCTGAGTCACAAGAAACCCTTTCCATTGTACGTACAACTGATTTTCCATGAATAACCCGTCCGAAAATTGAATGTTTTCCGTTCAAATGAGGAGAAGGGAATGTAACGATGAAGAATTGCGAACTGTTCGAGTTGGGAGATCCGGTATTAGCCATAGCTAACACAAAtggttcttcaaaagtACCCAGGTTCTCGTCATCAAAATTTCCGTAGCATGCAAGTTCTTTGGATGCGTCTTGAAATTCATTTTCAGTAGCATAGATGGAGCATCCGCCTTTTCCAATACTATCAGATTTGACATATGTCTCATCGGAGCCATATATAACGTCCCCAGCCTGAACCATGAAGTTTTTTATCAATCTATGAAAAGCATTACCCTTGTACGATAATGATCCATCCTTAGGAAACCCCGAGACAGTTTTGTCCCCTACGCACAAACGATAGAAATTTTGCACCGTCTTTGGAGCCTTGTCAGCGAATAGTTCAAAAACTACCCTACCAATACTCTCATCAGATATAGAAATATCAAAGTATGTAAATTTGGTAGCACACATGCAGCACTTACTAATTGAATCTGTATTTAGTAGTGTATTTTGTGAGGGCGGCTTCGACGTAATCACCTACTGAAGTCAATCTCGAACATTTTTTAAGACTTGATTTGAATGTCgatttttcatttttttcatttttttcattttgatACATTTCACAATGTACCTCGAATAGTTGTTAGAAGACTGTTCTGATAACTATTGGCAATTGTCTGTTGGGTTCTTAGCAAGAAGGGCTGATATACCATTGGTGAAGAAGGGCAATAAGCTGGTTttgtttgctgttgaatAGAGAATTGCTCCATTTCCGTGGAATCTTGGAAATATGGAGATAGCCAATTTAGAGGGAACGTGTCTTGGGGAAGACCCTGTTGGCCTTGCTCTGAATGCATGTCTTGATATGGTTGTCGCACTGAGGAAGGAAAACAGGAAGTTTAAATTGCGATCTTCGGGCGTTGCATTAATCCTCGGGGGTGGCGGTGACGAATACTATAGTAATTCTGACTTGTATCAAGTTGATGGACAAACCGGGTTCATGTTAAACGATCGAGCAGATCCTCTGATAAGTGACTTTATAGACGTGAAGGTGATGTTGACTGGGTTGAAGTCTATATATGCACTTGATTCAATTGCATTTTTGTCTCCTTTTTTGAGGGtgttgaaagagaaatCGAATGTGGAACCTTTGAGAACGCTGGCCCTCGAATCCATAAAGAGGTTCTATACTTTCCAACTGATAAACAAAAACTGTATTAATTACGTTCAATGCTATCGGGAGACGGTTGCTGTCTTACTTCAACTGATAACTGATATAGCGGGATATCAAACCTTTGACGATGAAACTGAGATAGAAACCATCACAGTTTTACAGCATATAATATCTTTACCCTGTGGGGACTGCTTGACCGATATATTAATATATGAAGTACTGAAAAGGATATTACTGATCGTATGCAGAAGAAAGGCTTCTCAACACCTAAAGCGGAGAGCAGAGGAGGTTTTAACCAGTATCACCATTCATATCTACGGCAAACTGAAATTTATGAATCTAACTGCTATCAATGACAAATACATTGATGACGAACAGATTaagaaattttttgtttttaaaAGATCAAATAACTCCAGTGAATTTGACCTCACCGAGGAAATAGTCAACAATGAAAGTCAAGAATCTTTATCCTCTGAAAATGTTATGGATACGCCAAATTACGGCTTACCAGTGATCATCAATTATTTAACATTGCTTCTCTCGTTGATTAGTCTTGATAACAAAACGGAATATACGACTCATACCCAGATATTGGGCCTCAAATTGATCAACATAATCGTAGAGCTGGTGGGGAGactttttttgaagcatCCAAAGCTTTTGAATATGATTTCGGACTCAATCTTCAAGTGCGTTCTGTCAATCATAGACACAAACGATGAAAAAACTTTGCTTATTGAACATGCTCTAAGACTATTCACAACAATTGTTCTCTCGATTGCATGGTTTATACCTCGACAAATAGAGTTAACGCTGAACTCTCTGCTTAAAAAGCTCAAACGAAGTGAGTTTCCCGAATTATCATTGATTATCATCGAACAGTTATCCGTGCTGTGGATGCGGAAACCGTCAATTtttattgatttttttatcaaattcGATTGCGATTTAGATTTTGAGGACGTTTCAAtaaactttttgaaagttatGTGCACATTGGCTGCTCCTGAGAGTAATATCAATGTTTCCACTTTTGCATTGGATGGTATGATCACATTTATCAACGCCATACATACTCAGATTGAAGGCCTTGATAAGCTACAACTTGAGCATGCGCCACCAAATAAGGTTTTGATGAACCGTAACAGAAAAACTGAATTTATTGACTGTATTGAGAAATTCAATGAAAATTCCAAAGAAGGTATAGAGTTATTGATTGAAAATAAATTCATACCTCACAACAACGAAGATGAGATTGCAAAGTTCCTGTTTGCGAATAATGGCCGTATGAATAAAAAGCAATTGGGTCTTTTGATATGCAAACCAACCAATGTGTCTCTGCTGGACAAGTTCATGTCTAACTTTGACTTTAGGGGTCTCAAAATTGATGAAGCACTGAGGGTTTTATTGACCCGGTTTAGACTACCTGGTGAATCGCAGCAAATTGAAAGAATCATTGAATCATTTTCGAAATACTATGTGGAAGGTCAGAAGTATGATGAATATCTACCACACCATAACGATGTAGCAAACATTGAGCATTCTGCTGTGAGACCAGATTCCGATTCCATCTTCGTCCTGAGCTATTCCATAATTATGCTGAACACTGATTTGCATAATCCTCAAATAAAGGAGCATATGTCGTTTGATGAGTATTCTAGCAACTTGAGAGGTTCCTATAATAAGGGGGCAGACTATCcaaaaagttttttgaacaaaatataCTGTTCGATCAAAGACAAAGAGATTGTAATGCCAGAGGAGCATCACGGGAATGATACATGGTTTGATGATGTCTGGAATAATCTCATATCCTCAACTACTGTGGTCACAGAGGTACCAAAGTTTCATACTGATGACTTGCTTCACTTCACTTCTTATGAGATAGCACAATTTGAGAGTGTGCTCTTTAAGCAAGTTGGAAGCAGCATTATCTCCAAATTATTCAATATGCTTGAAACGGCCAATGAAGACGACACCATTGTTGCATTGATAGGTATAATAGAACGCTGTTTTAAATTGACCCAATTTTTCGCAGACAGGGATTTGTTCAatgaaattgttcaaaatttggGAAAACAGACACTTCTAATGAAACCTTGCCGTGCTGGAGAAGAAAACGGCAATATGAATGAAGATATCATAGATTATGATAATGATAAGAACAAAGAGGCATCGTTGATTGACGCTATAGATGAGGAAACTGGAGAAATAAGCCCAGTTAGTTTCGTTTCTGTTACTGTAGGACGGTCTTTTAAGGCGCAAATGTGCCTAGTGCTTTATTTCAAGATACTTGGCCAAGTCGCTGGTTTAGGCTGGTTGGAGATGAGAAATTGGGATCAGGCTGTGGACATTATTTTGAGGCTATACGAAAAGAGAATGGTTCTGTACAACAATTATTTTCTTCCCCAagaaaaactggagaaaATATCTTCGTTAACTCCGCTAGGGCTTCCTCCAGCTGATATGTCGTTTGAGTGCTCGGTTAGCAGTAACAGGAGCATATTGTCCACTTTTGCCTCATATTTGAAAGGTAACGAGCCAAGCAAGGAGGAAATCTTAAAAACAAAAGGGGCGCTCGATTGTATCAAACTGATAAATTTCAACTCAGCTGTGTGGAATAATAAATATATCGTTACGGGAGACACTTTACTCCAAGTAATAAGCTTACACTTCCCCAAAAAACAAACtgtcttcaatttcagataTTTCGAGCATGAGTTGCTATTTTTAGTTGAGCTAATGATTGATCTGATGGTAAAGCATGACCAAGTTGAGAGGGTTAGCTTTACACTCTATGAAAAAGTGTGTTCCCTATACAAAACTGAGGGAATGAAACGCGCCACATATCGAAGGTTAATGAATTATCGTGTAATTCTTCTCTCCATCACACCTAATCTCCAAGAAACGAAGCTTGTATCAGAGGAGATTTTACAAAGCAACGAACTTTACAGTAAGAAGTACTTTGAAAGTACGGACGGATTTGCATTATGTAACaactttttggaaagttGTCGTGGAGACACCGAAACGTCGTGGAAGCTGCTACCATTGATGACTAACAAAGCTACGATGACGTATATCCACAAACATGTTCTCCTGCAATTAAATGCCCAAAACTTTTTCGACTTTATTGAAATGATCTCTGCTCAGGGCCGGTCAGAGATTGACTTCGTTGTGGG carries:
- the GEA1 gene encoding Arf family guanine nucleotide exchange factor GEA1 (similar to Saccharomyces cerevisiae GEA2 (YEL022W) and GEA1 (YJR031C); ancestral locus Anc_1.455), with protein sequence MEIANLEGTCLGEDPVGLALNACLDMVVALRKENRKFKLRSSGVALILGGGGDEYYSNSDLYQVDGQTGFMLNDRADPLISDFIDVKVMLTGLKSIYALDSIAFLSPFLRVLKEKSNVEPLRTLALESIKRFYTFQLINKNCINYVQCYRETVAVLLQLITDIAGYQTFDDETEIETITVLQHIISLPCGDCLTDILIYEVLKRILLIVCRRKASQHLKRRAEEVLTSITIHIYGKLKFMNLTAINDKYIDDEQIKKFFVFKRSNNSSEFDLTEEIVNNESQESLSSENVMDTPNYGLPVIINYLTLLLSLISLDNKTEYTTHTQILGLKLINIIVELVGRLFLKHPKLLNMISDSIFKCVLSIIDTNDEKTLLIEHALRLFTTIVLSIAWFIPRQIELTLNSLLKKLKRSEFPELSLIIIEQLSVLWMRKPSIFIDFFIKFDCDLDFEDVSINFLKVMCTLAAPESNINVSTFALDGMITFINAIHTQIEGLDKLQLEHAPPNKVLMNRNRKTEFIDCIEKFNENSKEGIELLIENKFIPHNNEDEIAKFLFANNGRMNKKQLGLLICKPTNVSLLDKFMSNFDFRGLKIDEALRVLLTRFRLPGESQQIERIIESFSKYYVEGQKYDEYLPHHNDVANIEHSAVRPDSDSIFVLSYSIIMLNTDLHNPQIKEHMSFDEYSSNLRGSYNKGADYPKSFLNKIYCSIKDKEIVMPEEHHGNDTWFDDVWNNLISSTTVVTEVPKFHTDDLLHFTSYEIAQFESVLFKQVGSSIISKLFNMLETANEDDTIVALIGIIERCFKLTQFFADRDLFNEIVQNLGKQTLLMKPCRAGEENGNMNEDIIDYDNDKNKEASLIDAIDEETGEISPVSFVSVTVGRSFKAQMCLVLYFKILGQVAGLGWLEMRNWDQAVDIILRLYEKRMVLYNNYFLPQEKLEKISSLTPLGLPPADMSFECSVSSNRSILSTFASYLKGNEPSKEEILKTKGALDCIKLINFNSAVWNNKYIVTGDTLLQVISLHFPKKQTVFNFRYFEHELLFLVELMIDLMVKHDQVERVSFTLYEKVCSLYKTEGMKRATYRRLMNYRVILLSITPNLQETKLVSEEILQSNELYSKKYFESTDGFALCNNFLESCRGDTETSWKLLPLMTNKATMTYIHKHVLLQLNAQNFFDFIEMISAQGRSEIDFVVGILGGKCKIAQELTLDMFIKMLQVVISKIITPKEDTHDIFKALKENLTGDTSLLRSFSPQAVKQIKESIESVVEKNTQLQELILVLEEFK
- the CPR7 gene encoding peptidylprolyl isomerase CPR7 (similar to Saccharomyces cerevisiae CPR7 (YJR032W); ancestral locus Anc_1.456), translating into MCATKFTYFDISISDESIGRVVFELFADKAPKTVQNFYRLCVGDKTVSGFPKDGSLSYKGNAFHRLIKNFMVQAGDVIYGSDETYVKSDSIGKGGCSIYATENEFQDASKELACYGNFDDENLGTFEEPFVLAMANTGSPNSNSSQFFIVTFPSPHLNGKHSIFGRVIHGKSVVRTMERVSCDSDGFPTECVKISDCGEWNDSMGVPLYNASNDPIGGDYYEEYPTDDQHFDSEDFGKAVEAVETIKEAGTLLYKKKDFMNAYFKYKKALAYVNEFVPEYDIDKENNVKLIELKKKLYLNICLMLFYLQRYSDSITYTKYLLECDNVSSGDEAKAYLRRGNCNLKLGLLDDALKDFQSSEAKNPDDGAVKTKIEYTETLLTQKKEKTKKNLAKFFK